In the Afipia sp. GAS231 genome, GTCAGCTGGTTTGCGGCGCTGGCGCGCCTGCCGGCCTCGGTGGCCGCGATCGGCACCATGGCGGTACCCGTGATCGGCGTAGTGGCGTCGGCGATGGCGCTGCACGAACCACTGGGGCTGACGCAAATCGCGGCGCTGGTCTTTACGCTCGCCGGCGTGGTGCTGGCGACGCGCTCGTAACATTAAGAAAACGCATCAAACAAAAAAACTACGCTACGCGCCCTTTAGCGCGCGGCGGATCATGTTGGCCAGTTGCGACTTGCGATAGGGCTTGCTCAGCAGCAGCACGCCGGGGTCGAGCTTGCCCTGATGCACGATCGCGTTGTCGGTGTAACCCGACGTATAGAGCACCTTCATGCCGGGGCGGCGCAGCGCCACTTCATCGGCCAGTTGCCGGCCGGTCATGCCGCCCGGCAGGATGACGTCGGTGAACAGCAGGTCGAACGGTTCGCCTTGGTCGACGATGGCGAGCGCGGCCGCGCCGTCGGCGGCTGCGACCGTCTGGTAGCCGAGCGCCTGCAATTGCGTGGCGACGAAGTTGCGCACCAAAGCGTCGTCCTCGACGACGAAAATGGTCTCGTTGCCATGCAACGGCGGCGCCGCCGCGATGGCCGGCGCCTCGGTCTGGCCGCGGGCCGGCGGCAGATACAGCTTGATCGTGGTGCCGTGGCCGAGCTCGCTGTAGATCTTGATGTGGCCGCCCGACTGCTTGACGAAGCCGTAGACCATGGAGAGCCCGAGCCCGGTGCCCTTGCCGACCTCCTTGGTGGTGAAGAACGGCTCGAACACCTTGTCCTGCACCTTCCGGGACATGCCGGTGCCGGTATCGCTGACGGCGAGCATCACGTAGGCGCCGGGCCGCGCGTCCGGATTGTCCTGGACGTAGGCCTCGTCGAGCACGACGTTGCGGGTCTCCAGCAACAGCTTGCCGCCGTTCGGCATCGCATCGCGGGCGTTGATCGCCATGTTGAGCAGCGCGTTGGCGAGCTGCGAGGCGTCGATATGCGAGGTGGCTACTTCTTGATCGAGGATCGAGTCGATCTCGATCTGCTCGCCGAGCGTCGGGCGCAGCAGTTTGGCGATATCGAGCACGGTGCCGTTGACGTCGATATTGCGCGGATGCAGCGGCTGCCGGCGGGCGAAGGCGAGCAGGTGCTGGATCAGCTCGCTGCAGCGCTCCGCCGCCTGGTCGATCATCGCTGCGGTCTTCTGCAGCGTCGGCATGTCCTTAAGACTCGCAACCAGCGTTTCCGTGGTGCCGGTGATGACGGTCAGCATGTTGTTGAAGTCGTGGGCGACGCCGCCGGTCAGCTTGCCGATGGCGTCCAGCTTTTGCGACTGCTGCAGCTTGCGCTCGGTCTCGCGCCACTGCGAGACGTCGTGATAGACCAGCGCGGCGCCGCTGATCGACCCCGAGGCGTCGCGCAGCGGCCGGCCGCTGACCACCAGATCGAGCGGATCGCGGCCATCGGCGGGGCGGATGACGATTTCCTGCTCGTCGAACGGCTCGCCGCGCAGCACCTGCTCGGAAGGCATTTCATGGGCCGTCAGGCGCGTAACCCCGTCGGCGTGATAGGCGACGCTCAGCCGTCGCAATTCCCGGACGTTCATGCCCGGCTCGTATTGCAACAATTTCTTGGCCGCCTCGTTGGCGAGGATGATCTCGCCCCTGGCGTCGAGGACGATCACCGCTTCCGCCACGCTGTTGAACGTGTTTTGCAGCACCGCGGTCGAATGGCGCAGCTCCTCGTGGGCGGCGACCAGATGCTCGGTGCGTTCGGCCACCGCAGCCTCCAGCGATTCGTTGGCAGCCTGCGTCGCGCTCAGTGAATTCTGCAGCTCGCGGCTCGATCGGCCGGACGCCCGGATCAGTACGGTGGCGAGGATGAGAATGAGGACCGTGCCGGCAAGATCGATGGCCAGCAGGAAGCGCCGCGTGGTGCGGGAAGCGGTGTAGCGATCCGCGAGGCGCGTCCTTACCTGGGCCATGGCCTTGTCGAGGTTCACGCCGATCTTTTCCATCGTCGTGCGGCCTTCGGCTTGGGCCATCAGCGCCAATCCCCCCGCGGTATCGCCCGCCGTTTGAAGCCGGATCATCTCGCTGGAGATCTCGACACGGCGAACTGCGAGGGCTTTGGTCTCTTCGAGCAGTTGCTTCTCTGCCGGATTGTCCTTGATCTCCTCAATCAGCTGGTCGAAGGCCGCCGGAACTCCTTCGCTCGCATTGCGATGTTCTCCGAGGAAATACGGGTCTTTGCTGAGCGCAAAACCACGGGCGGCACTTTCGGCACGCCGAAGCAGCAACTCGATATCCGGGATCTTCTTCAACACCCCGAGCGCGCGACTGACGGTCGCCGCGTCGTACTGTGACTTAAGGTCGAGGCCGATTGAGGCAGCGCTGATAGCCAGGAGAATCGCGAGGCCGATTCCAAGAATGATACGCTGCGACGGCATTGACGGCTTTATTTCACTATTTCGAGAAACGCGCGGAAGCTGTCGGTTTGTTGAGACATTCGTTTATCGTGGTCAACAGCGCGTTCGGCGTGAACGGCTTGCGCAGGCAGCATGCCGCGCCGAGTTCGATGGTCATGCGCAGGAAATCCGGCGCGCGCTCGGTATTGGCGAAGGCGTAGCCCGACATCGCGACGATCGGCACTTCAGGCAAGCGCTCGTGAAACATCCGGATCGATTCGAAGCCGCGCATATGCGGCATGAAGACGTCGATCAGCATGACGTCGAAGCTGGATGAGTCGAGGGCGCGCATTCCCGCCTCACCACCGTCGGCGACGGTGACCTCGAAACCTTGGCGCGTCAGACAGAGCTCGATGGCGACACACACCATCGGGTCGTCATCCACCACGAGAACGCGCGGCACGATGATTCCTTCTCCAGCGGGCTGCGGTCCGGCGACTCGCATGGCCCATGCCGAGATTAAGTCGGAACCACGACAAAACGTCTGTATGATATGGTGCATATAGCATTGGCGTGGCGCAAATTCCTCTGCGCTGTGTCAGAACGAGAACAACGCCTTCCCGCCGAGATCCAGTTTCACCATGTCCGTCATTCGC is a window encoding:
- a CDS encoding CHASE3 domain-containing protein; its protein translation is MPSQRIILGIGLAILLAISAASIGLDLKSQYDAATVSRALGVLKKIPDIELLLRRAESAARGFALSKDPYFLGEHRNASEGVPAAFDQLIEEIKDNPAEKQLLEETKALAVRRVEISSEMIRLQTAGDTAGGLALMAQAEGRTTMEKIGVNLDKAMAQVRTRLADRYTASRTTRRFLLAIDLAGTVLILILATVLIRASGRSSRELQNSLSATQAANESLEAAVAERTEHLVAAHEELRHSTAVLQNTFNSVAEAVIVLDARGEIILANEAAKKLLQYEPGMNVRELRRLSVAYHADGVTRLTAHEMPSEQVLRGEPFDEQEIVIRPADGRDPLDLVVSGRPLRDASGSISGAALVYHDVSQWRETERKLQQSQKLDAIGKLTGGVAHDFNNMLTVITGTTETLVASLKDMPTLQKTAAMIDQAAERCSELIQHLLAFARRQPLHPRNIDVNGTVLDIAKLLRPTLGEQIEIDSILDQEVATSHIDASQLANALLNMAINARDAMPNGGKLLLETRNVVLDEAYVQDNPDARPGAYVMLAVSDTGTGMSRKVQDKVFEPFFTTKEVGKGTGLGLSMVYGFVKQSGGHIKIYSELGHGTTIKLYLPPARGQTEAPAIAAAPPLHGNETIFVVEDDALVRNFVATQLQALGYQTVAAADGAAALAIVDQGEPFDLLFTDVILPGGMTGRQLADEVALRRPGMKVLYTSGYTDNAIVHQGKLDPGVLLLSKPYRKSQLANMIRRALKGA
- a CDS encoding response regulator, which gives rise to MPRVLVVDDDPMVCVAIELCLTRQGFEVTVADGGEAGMRALDSSSFDVMLIDVFMPHMRGFESIRMFHERLPEVPIVAMSGYAFANTERAPDFLRMTIELGAACCLRKPFTPNALLTTINECLNKPTASARFSK